The DNA sequence TGCCCCCACTCCTCCAAAGAGACGGTCTCGGCGCGCCGGCGGGGATCCATGCCGGCGGCGCTCAGCGCCTGCTCCACGGCCTCCGGCGCCACGCCTAAGCCGTGGGCCAGCGTGTTGCGCAACTGCTTGCGCGGGGCCGAAAAGCCGGCCTTCACCACGCGGAAAAAGAGCCGCGTATCCGGCACGGAAACCGCCGGCTGAGGCCATACATCCACCCGCAGGATCGCCGAATCCACATTAGGGACGGGATAGAAGGCGTGTCGGGAAATGTGCCCCATCAGCCGCGGCCGGCCGTAAAAATGCACGCTCACTGCCAACAGGCTCCATTTCTCCCTGGAAAGGATGCGCGCCGCCACTTCCTTCTGCATGGTCAGCACCAACATAGTGGGGCGGGGCTGGGCTTCCAACAGATGCCGCAGGATGGCAGAGGTGATGTAGTAGGGGATATTTCCGACCACCTTGTAGGGTGCGGTGAAATACTCCGCCGGTCGGAGCCGCAGGATGTCGCCGGCCACAATCTGCAGATGCGGGTGGGAACCCAGGCGTTCCTGGAGGACAGCGACCAACTGCGCATCCAGCTCCACCGCCACCACCCGGCCGGCATGTTCCAGCAGGCGCTCCGTGAGAGTGCCGATGCCGGCGCCGATCTCCAGCACGTCGTCCGCCGGCGTGACCTCCGCCGCTTGCACCACCCGTTCCAGAGCGCGCGGGTCAATCATGAAATTCTGCCCCAACTGTTTTTTCGGCGCAATGCCGTAGCGGCGCAGGAGCTGTTTCGGGGTCTCCGCATCCGGGGAACCGCTCATTTTCTCTCCACGGGCCAGTTCGGGAGCACCCAGCGGATTTTGCTGGGCGGCGGTGGCGGCGCCAGCAGATACACGTCCACCCACTTGTACCAGTACGTGATATTCCCCTCATCGTAACCCAGGTCTATGCGCCGGCCCTTGATAGCCCCACCCGTATCGGCGGCTATTCCCTTACCGTATCCCGGCACATACACCTCGGTGCGGAGGGGAATGACGCTGGGATCCACGGCTACAATGCCGGCGCGCATCTGCCATCCCAAGAACGTGATGCCGTACTCCGGATGGTCCGGGGCCTTGCCCGACGTGGCGGCCGTGTATGAGGTGGCCAGCATGCGGATGCGCCGCCAGTAGTAGATTGTCCCATCGGGTGTTTCCAGCTCGCGGATGACAATTTTGGTGCCGTAGCGGATAATCTTGTCCGTCGGCTCGCGCTCCACCCACTCATCTTCCAGGTTGCGGGCCACCTCCTGACCATCTTCATACAGGACCCGCACCCGCCGGCGGAGCAGACCCTCTGCGCCGGCCTGCTGAAGCTCCTGCTGATCCAGCTCCAGGTTGCTGTCAGGCTCCCAGCGCGTCTCAAACGGGATCGTCTCCTCCTCGACCAGCACTTCCTCGCGCACGCGGGTGACCCGCACGACCATGTCCGCGGTCACCGGCGTGTCCTCCGCCGGCTCCACGCGGTCCTGCCCCACCAGGGCAATGCCGAGTTCCGAGAGAAGCTCCCCCACCGAGACCGCCTGGGAGCGCGTGCGGATGTGTCGGCCGTCCACCAGGATTTCCACCGGTTGAGAGCGCTGGATGTAGACGTTGAGGCCGGCCTGCAGTGGGGTGGAGAGGTCTGGGCTGACCCGGTCGCCGGCGTACAGCAAAATGCCGTGCTCCCACAACGCCTGCCCCACCGTGGCGGCGGTCGAATACAGGACGCCGGCGACTGGTCCATCATGCAGGGTAAAGGGCCTGGCGCGGCGGATGGAGATGCGTACGGGCTTCGGTGTGGGGAAGAGGATGCGTTGACGGCGCAGAGACTGCTTCGGGGGTGAAGAGGATCCCCCCTGGCCGGCGCTTCCCTCCGTCAGCGCGGCATCGGCACCGACAGGTTGGTCATCGAGGAAAATCTGGTCATGGGGGCCCAGGGAGACGCCGGCTTCCGCCAACAGTACGTCCAGCCGGCTGGCATGGCTTTCCAGCTCCAGGACCTGTCCGTCCACCTCGACGAGAAAGGGACGCGCGCGAAAGACACGGATGGTGGTGCCGGCAGAAATGGGGGTTGTCGGCGGGGGCACCACGATATCATGTGCGCCCAGCCGCAGTCCCACCTCCTGCAGAAGCTCCCCGACGCGCCCCGCATAGGTCTGGACGACCAGCGGGTGTTGGTCCACGATGAGCAGTGTCTGGACGCCGGCCTGAGGGGAGAGCGCCCCCCCCAACACGGCGAGAAGTCCAATGGCTACGAATGAAAGCGCGCTGAGAGTTCGAAGGTTCCGGCCGGCAAGGCCGGCGATTCGACCCAGCGGACTCCAACGCATTGGGAAATTCAACGCCCGTCACATCCCTCTGCTGAAATGTGGGTCTCACTCAGTAAAAGGGAAAATATTACGGATCATCCGTGCAAAACAATGCCAAGATTGTACAGAAGATGTTCGGGCTGTCAAATTCAGCCGGCGCTAGAGATTGCGGCCGGCGACGGGCGTCCCACAGACCGGGCATTTCCCCTCTTTCAGCCGATACGCCAGCACCTGAAAGCCGTAGCGCTCGATCAGGCGGGCGCCGCACTGGTGACAGAACGTATCCTCCCCCTGGCCTGGGACGTTGCCCATATAGACATACCGCAGGCCGGCCTCTTTCCCGATGCGCACCGCCATCTCCAGCGTGGAGGCCGGCGTGGACGGCCGGTCGGTCAGCTTATACATGGGATGAAAACGACTGATATGCCAGGGGGTATCCGGTCCCAGCTCATCGCGAATGAACTCCGCGATCTCGCGCAGTTCGGCCGGGTCGTCGTTGGCACGCGGGATAATGAGCGTAGTCACCTCCACCCAGATACCCAGCCGCCTCATATGGCGCAGGGCATCCAGCACCGGCTGAAGCCGGGCGCCGCACATCTCGCGGTAGAATTCATCGCGGAAGGCCTTGAGGTCCACATTGGCCGCGTCGAGATAGGGATGAAAGTCGTCCAGCATCTCCGGGGTCATGTAGCCGTTCGTGACGTAGATATTGAGCAGGCCGGCGTCATGGGCCAGCACCGCTACGTCATACGCGTATTCCGAGAAGATGGTCGGCTCGGTATAGGTGTACGATATGCTGGAACAGCCGTAGCGCTTCGCATCGCGCATGATCTCTTCCGGCGACATCTGATGGCCCATGATGAGGTGCTGTTCGCGCGGCATCTGGGAGATATCGGCATTCTGGCAGAACAGACAGCGGAAATTGCACCCTGGCGTGGCAATGGAGAACGATGTGCTGCCCGGCGCCACATGGAACAGCGGCTTTTTCTCGATGGGGTCCACGTGCCGGGCGATGGTGCGGCCATAGACCAGGGTATACAGGGTACCGCCCTCGTTCTTGCGCACCTGGCAGATGCCCAGCTTGCCGTCGCTGATGACACAGCGGTGGGCACACAGATAGCACTGTACCTTCCCGTCCTCTCGCTTGTGGTACCAGCGCGCTTCCTTGGGGATCGGATTCTGTCCGTCCATTTTCGCCTCCCCCGCTTACTGCGCATTGCGGTCTGAACAGATGATACCACAGCCGACGCCCCAGGACAAGGGAATATGCAGGAGAATGTTGAAAGGGCACGTTGTCAGGAGCGCACGGGCTGGGTATAATAACTCACGTTCCGCACACGGCGTAGATGGCCGGCGCAATCGGCCCCATCGCCCTGATGGTCCACCAAACGGCGGGACAAACCGCCGGCATATAAATGCTCGCAAATTCCATTTCGCGGAGGCGTCATCATGCACTATGTCATGGGTATCGACGTTTCTACCACGGGTGCGAAGGCTCTGTTGGTCAACGAGGCAGGGGATGTGATCTGTGCGGTGAACACCCCATTGACTCTTTCCACCCCTCGACCGTTGTGGAGCGAGCAAGATCCAAAGGAGTGGTGGAGCGCGACGGTTTCGAGCATCGCCGGCGCGTTGGCACAGAGCGGCGTTCGGGCATCTGATGTCTTAGCCATCGGCCTGACCGGACAAATGCATGGCTTGACCTTACTGGACCGGGATGGAAACGTTCTGCGCCCCGCCATCCTGTGGAACGATCAGCGCACCGGCCGGCAATGCGACGAAATTCGCGCTCGGGTGGGAAAGTCTCGCCTGATTGCCATCACTGGCAACGATGCCTTGGCCGGCTTCACTGCCCCTAAAATCCTGTGGGTGCGGGAGAACGAGCCGGAAGTATATGCGCGCGTGCGCTATATTTTGCTCCCTAAGGATTACGTGCGCTATCGCCTGACGGGAACATTCGCCACCGACAAGGCGGACGCGGCGGGAACCCTGCTGTTGGACTTACAAACGCGAGCCTGGTCCGCAGACATCCTGGAAGCCCTCGAAATCCCCGCCGATTGGCTCCCCGAGACCTTTGAAGGTCCCCAGGTCACCGGCGTTGTGACGCCCGAGGCCGCCGGGCAGACGGGATTGCTCGCCGGCACGCCGGTGGTCGCCGGCGGCGGGGACCAATCGGCCCAGGCCGTGGGAGTCGGTGCCATCCGCCCGGGAGTGGTAGCCCTGACGTTGGGCACCTCCGGCGTGGTGTTCGTCAGCACGGAAGCCCCCGTCTATGAACCGGAGGGCCGTCTGCATGCTTTCTGCCATGCGGTGCCCGGGCGCTGGCATCTCATGGGGGTGATGCTTTCCGCCGCCGGCAGTCTCCGCTGGTACCACGACACTTTCGCGCCGGCCAGCGACTACGATGAACTGTTGGCCGCGGCCGCGGAGATCCCTGCCGGCTGTGAAGGGCTGTTCTTCCTTCCCTACCTTACGGGGGAGCGCACGCCGCATCCCGACCCCCTGGCCCGCGGCGCGTTCATCGGCCTGACCATTCGTCATGGATCGGCGCATATGACACGCGCCGTGCTGGAAGGGGTGGCGTTCGGACTGCGGGACATCTTTGAGCTGATCCGGCAGGTGGGTGTGGGCGCCATGGAAGAGGTGCGCGTTTCCGGCGGCGGCTCCCGCAGCCCGGTATGGCGGCAAATTCTGGCGGATGTGCTGGGGGTGGAATTGGTCACGGTCAACACGACCGAAGGGGCGGCATACGGCGCGGCTCTGCTGGCCGGCGTTGGCGCCGGCATATGGCCGGACGTCGAGGCCGCCTGCCGTGCTACCATCTCCGTGACCGGAAAGACGGCGGTAGATGCCGAACAGCATCAGCGGTACGGACGCTATTACCCGGCATACCGCCAGCTCTACCCCCTCCTCGCGCCCTGGTTCCATGCGCTGGAACATTGATCCATCGGGGGTATCGCGGCATGCATCACCATCCGCACCCTACCGCGATCCACGCGTTGCACTCCGGGGGCGAGTGCCGGCATGAAGCCCGGCGATCCTGTAGCACAGCAAGATAGGGCTGAGACAATCAGCCGGCGGGGGAGACCCGCCGGCTGATGCGTTCCCAAGGGACGGGCTAACTGTCCATCTCCAATGTCGGTAGGGGGCCCAGCTTTTCCGGATGCAGGGCCCGCATGCGGATCAAATAGGCCTCCAGCCACCCGCGCGCCTTGTCAGGATGCTCCGTGGCGTACAGCACCTTCTCATGGTCCAACGACTCAATACGATCGGCCGCGGCGCGCAGGGCATCCATGCAGTTGCGCAGGGCGACCTCCACGGGCATGCGCTCCGGGTTGATGTCAATGCCGAAATAGCCCTGGTAGCCGTACATTTTCAGCACATACAGCGCCGCCTCGGTCTGTTCGGGCGCGATGACGCCGACATTCAGGTCCTGGTCATAGTTGCCCATCGGCTGGCTGTTCCAATGGGTATGGAAGAGCCGGCCGTATTCCATGACCAGGCTGAAGGCATAGGGCAGGTCCTCGTAAGCCATCAACATATGGCCCACTTCCGGGTTCATGCCGACCAGCGCGTGCCCCTCGGCGAGCCGGCGGCGGTTCTCGGGATGGTTCAGCAACGCCTCCACTTTCTGGCCGAGCAGGATGCCCTCTGGCGTAGTGCCGTAGAGGATACGCCCGCGCGGTTCGTACGGCTTGGGTTCGAAGGCCACGCGCACGCCGGGCACCGCATCCATGGCCTGTGCCAACCCCTGGGCAAAGCGATCGCGCGCCCGGTAAAAATCTATGCCAAATGGATTTTCATACCCATCGATGCCAGGCCACACCACGGCAAAGTCGGTGTCCAGCTCCTTGTTCAGCTCAAAGGCGCGGATGGTGCGCTCCAAGGCGAACTTCCGCACCTCCGGGAGCGGCGAGGAGAGAGACCCCCACTCGAACGTCGCATCGTAAAACAAGAGGGGAATGACCGTGAGGATGCGGATGCCGGTGTCCCGAGCGAAACTCTTCCAGACCTCCAGATTGTCCTCGTTGATCTCATTGGGATAATGGGCTTCCATGGCGGAAAGGCCGGCGTCTTTCAGGCGAGCGGCGATCTCCAGGCACGCCGGAATATCCAGGGCAGGGGTATAACGCTCGTGGAAGCGTCCGCCGCCAGGGGAGAAATACCAGATGCCGGCGGAGAACTTCAGATCCAAGTGAAAGTCCTGCATGTGGCGGAGCAGATCTTCGGGTGATCTGCGCAGTGCTTGGGAGCGACAATCGCGGAAGGCCATCGGACAGCTCCTTTCTTCTAAAATTATCTGTTCAGTTATCAAACCAATATTACCACCGGAATGCGGCATTGCCAAGCCGGCCGCCAACTTTCGTCCGGGGAACGCTTCGTTGACCCCAACCCTATGAAGCGGCAATATCCATCGGCGAACCCGGCCGCTCCCCTTCAGAGGATTGCCAGAAACGGGCCGGCGGTGTATGATATGCACCAGGATATCTGGCATTGGAATATATGCGGGAGGCGCCATGGAATTCACACTGTATACACCCGTCAAACTCATCTTCGGCCGGCCCGTCGCCCAGGCACTGCCGGAAGCACTGGCAAAGCTGGGCGCACAGCGCATCTTGCTGGTCAGCGACGCCGGCCTGGAAAAGGCCGGCCTGGTGGATCAGGTCCGCCACATTTTGATCGAAGCCGGCTGTCAAGTGCAGGTGTTCACCGGGGTGCGCTCCAATCCCACGACGCTAGACGTCGAACGCGCCCTGGAAGCGGCCGAACGCTTCGGCGTAGAGGCATTCGTCGCCCTGGGCGGTGGGAGCGTCATTGACGTGGCCAAGGCGGCCGGCCTTCTGCTGGCCAACGGCGGCCGCTATCGGGATTACCAGTGGGAAGGCCGGCCCATCACCCGGCCGATCACCCCCCTGGTCGCTGTCCCCACCACCGCCGGCACCGGCAGTGAGATGACGCGCACTGCCGTCATCGAGGACGAGGAAACGCGCTTCAAAAAGGGCGTGGTCAGCCCGTATCTGTATGCCCGCGCCGCCGTGCTGGACCCTGCGCTCACCACGGGGCTTCCGCCGCGCCTGACCGCCGCCGTCGGCGCCGATGTGCTGGGCCATGCCATCGAGGCATACGTGGGCCGGCGCGCCAATCCCATCACCGACGCCCTGGCGGCGATGGCGATACAGCGGGCATGGCGGTACCTCCCCCGCGCCGTGCATGACGGCCGCGACCTGGAGGCCCGGAGCGAGATGCTGTTGGCGAGCGCGCTCGCCGGCTGGGCCTTTGACCAGAGCGGGCTGGGCATCGTCCATGCGCTGGCCGGCCCCCTGGCCGCCCGCTACGAACTGCACCACGGGCTGTGCATCGGCCTCCTGCTCCCGTACGGGCTGGCCTTTAACCTGCCGGCCCTGGGAGAGAAACGCGCCGGCCTGCTGGACCTGCTGGGCCTGCCGCGGGAGATGTCAGACGAACAGGTCGTGGAACTGGTGCGCGGCTGGCTGATCGGCCTGGGGATGCCCACCACCCTGCGGGAGCTGAACATCCCTTCGCCGGCGGCGGAGGAACTGCGCACGATGGCTGAGGAAGCGAGCCGAATGGCCATGCTGCCGAACAACCCCCGGCCGGCTTCCGCGGAGGACTGCCGGCACATCCTGGAACAAGTGGCTGGCACGCCGGCGTCATCAACATAGTGCAGGACGGGCATCTGCCCAGGAGAAGGCGGTAGCGATGCGATACATTGCCAGATGGTGCGCGCGTCTGGTCCTGGCCATCATGGTGGCCGCCGGCACGCTGGCTCTGCTGGCCTGGCTGGGGGGCATGCCGGAAACGCCCGGCCTGGCCCAGGAGCCGGCGCCGGCCTACGTGCCGGGCGAGATCATCGCCAAGCTCCGCACGCCGACCGTCAAGCGCGACGTGACGTCCATGCTGGCGGAGAAAGGCATCCAGCCCCTGCAGTCCATCCCTGACCTCGCCATTGCCCGACTGCGCGCGCCTGCCGGCCGGGAGCAGGAGCTGGCCCGCTGGCTGGTGGACAGCGGGCTGGCGGAATATGCCGCCCCGAACTACTACGCCTACGCCGCCGGCATCCCCAACGACCCGTACTGGTCCCTTCAGTGGAACATGACCCTTATCAACGCGCCGGCCGGCTGGGACATCATCACCGGCAGTGCCACCATCACCATCGCCGTGCTGGATACGGGAGTGGACCTCGACCACCCCGACCTGGCCGGCCGGCTGGCGGCTGGTTGGGATTATGTCAACAGCGACCCCTACCCTGACGACGATAACGGCCACGGCACGCACGTCGCCGGCATTATCGGCGCGCTGACCAATAACAGCATCGGCGTGGCCGGCGTGGACTGGCAGGCGCGGCTGATGCCCATCAAAGTGCTCAACGCCAGCGGCGTCGGGACATACTTCAACATCATTGACGGCATCCGCTACGCCGCCAACGTGGCGAAGGTCATCAACCTGAGTCTGGTGGGCTGGGAGGACTATCAGGGCCTGCACGATGCGGTCATCTATGCCGCTAACCGCGGTTGTCTGGTGGTCACGGCCGCCGGCAACTGCGGCGATGGGGGCGCCGGCTGTCCGGGGGTGAATCCCGTCGCCTATCCGGCCGCCTATGATGAGACCCTGGCGGTGGCCGCCGTCACCCGCCAGGAGGGACGCGCCGCATACTCGGAATATCATCCTTACATAGACCTGGCGGCGCCGGGCGGCGACGCCGGCAGTCCGGTCTGGTCCACTATGCCCAACGACTCCTACGGCGCCCGCTCCGGCACGTCTATGGCGGCGGCCCACGTCTCCGGCCTGGCCGGCCTGCTGTGGGCGCTGAACCCATCCTTCTCCGCCACCCAGGTCCAGCAGGTCATGCAGGACAGCGCCCGCAAAATCGGCCCATACGCCTATCTGGACGGCAGGAATGACTATTTCGGCTACGGCCTGATCGACGTCTCTGCCGCCCTGCGCTCCGCCGCGCCGGCGCTGGAAGTCCAGCCCGCCGGCCTCTCGTTCCTGGCCGGCGGAAACCGCCCCGCCCCTTCATCACGAGTTACCCTGCGCAACCCCAGCCCATATCTGCCGCTGGACTGGCAGGCGGCCATCATTCAGGGGGTGCCGTGGTTCCGGGTGCTTGGAAGCACCAGCGGCCGGCTGGGTCCTCGCGAAAGCATCACCCTGACGGTCCAGCCGGTGACGGCCAGCATGACACCGGGCATCTACCTGGGCACGCTGATGATCTCCAGCCCCACGCCGGCGGTGCAGAACTCCCCCCTCACCATCCCGCTCACCGCCACATACGTCGCCCAACTGCGCATGGCCTTTCTGCCGGCGCAGGCACTGAACGCCGGCGGCGC is a window from the Anaerolineae bacterium genome containing:
- a CDS encoding TIM barrel protein, whose product is MAFRDCRSQALRRSPEDLLRHMQDFHLDLKFSAGIWYFSPGGGRFHERYTPALDIPACLEIAARLKDAGLSAMEAHYPNEINEDNLEVWKSFARDTGIRILTVIPLLFYDATFEWGSLSSPLPEVRKFALERTIRAFELNKELDTDFAVVWPGIDGYENPFGIDFYRARDRFAQGLAQAMDAVPGVRVAFEPKPYEPRGRILYGTTPEGILLGQKVEALLNHPENRRRLAEGHALVGMNPEVGHMLMAYEDLPYAFSLVMEYGRLFHTHWNSQPMGNYDQDLNVGVIAPEQTEAALYVLKMYGYQGYFGIDINPERMPVEVALRNCMDALRAAADRIESLDHEKVLYATEHPDKARGWLEAYLIRMRALHPEKLGPLPTLEMDS
- the amrS gene encoding AmmeMemoRadiSam system radical SAM enzyme, whose amino-acid sequence is MDGQNPIPKEARWYHKREDGKVQCYLCAHRCVISDGKLGICQVRKNEGGTLYTLVYGRTIARHVDPIEKKPLFHVAPGSTSFSIATPGCNFRCLFCQNADISQMPREQHLIMGHQMSPEEIMRDAKRYGCSSISYTYTEPTIFSEYAYDVAVLAHDAGLLNIYVTNGYMTPEMLDDFHPYLDAANVDLKAFRDEFYREMCGARLQPVLDALRHMRRLGIWVEVTTLIIPRANDDPAELREIAEFIRDELGPDTPWHISRFHPMYKLTDRPSTPASTLEMAVRIGKEAGLRYVYMGNVPGQGEDTFCHQCGARLIERYGFQVLAYRLKEGKCPVCGTPVAGRNL
- a CDS encoding peptidase S8 translates to MRYIARWCARLVLAIMVAAGTLALLAWLGGMPETPGLAQEPAPAYVPGEIIAKLRTPTVKRDVTSMLAEKGIQPLQSIPDLAIARLRAPAGREQELARWLVDSGLAEYAAPNYYAYAAGIPNDPYWSLQWNMTLINAPAGWDIITGSATITIAVLDTGVDLDHPDLAGRLAAGWDYVNSDPYPDDDNGHGTHVAGIIGALTNNSIGVAGVDWQARLMPIKVLNASGVGTYFNIIDGIRYAANVAKVINLSLVGWEDYQGLHDAVIYAANRGCLVVTAAGNCGDGGAGCPGVNPVAYPAAYDETLAVAAVTRQEGRAAYSEYHPYIDLAAPGGDAGSPVWSTMPNDSYGARSGTSMAAAHVSGLAGLLWALNPSFSATQVQQVMQDSARKIGPYAYLDGRNDYFGYGLIDVSAALRSAAPALEVQPAGLSFLAGGNRPAPSSRVTLRNPSPYLPLDWQAAIIQGVPWFRVLGSTSGRLGPRESITLTVQPVTASMTPGIYLGTLMISSPTPAVQNSPLTIPLTATYVAQLRMAFLPAQALNAGGAYGYEWLDARTGGIALTLPDDGSAAVNLPFAFPFYGRSYSRLWVSSNGYVSFGAGYEPASNNTCLPNSAPPNNAIYVFWDDLDPSLIGGVFVKAFGEDTFVIEWYQVPHAGKSGAGAGRETFQIVLQRDGGIKLQYQSIADAGSATIGVENAGGTNGVQLWCNGAGQAPRAPGVFWLKP
- the rsmA gene encoding ribosomal RNA small subunit methyltransferase A, encoding MSGSPDAETPKQLLRRYGIAPKKQLGQNFMIDPRALERVVQAAEVTPADDVLEIGAGIGTLTERLLEHAGRVVAVELDAQLVAVLQERLGSHPHLQIVAGDILRLRPAEYFTAPYKVVGNIPYYITSAILRHLLEAQPRPTMLVLTMQKEVAARILSREKWSLLAVSVHFYGRPRLMGHISRHAFYPVPNVDSAILRVDVWPQPAVSVPDTRLFFRVVKAGFSAPRKQLRNTLAHGLGVAPEAVEQALSAAGMDPRRRAETVSLEEWGQICRVLGPTLVGGLPAEEPEAEEL
- the xylB gene encoding xylulokinase codes for the protein MHYVMGIDVSTTGAKALLVNEAGDVICAVNTPLTLSTPRPLWSEQDPKEWWSATVSSIAGALAQSGVRASDVLAIGLTGQMHGLTLLDRDGNVLRPAILWNDQRTGRQCDEIRARVGKSRLIAITGNDALAGFTAPKILWVRENEPEVYARVRYILLPKDYVRYRLTGTFATDKADAAGTLLLDLQTRAWSADILEALEIPADWLPETFEGPQVTGVVTPEAAGQTGLLAGTPVVAGGGDQSAQAVGVGAIRPGVVALTLGTSGVVFVSTEAPVYEPEGRLHAFCHAVPGRWHLMGVMLSAAGSLRWYHDTFAPASDYDELLAAAAEIPAGCEGLFFLPYLTGERTPHPDPLARGAFIGLTIRHGSAHMTRAVLEGVAFGLRDIFELIRQVGVGAMEEVRVSGGGSRSPVWRQILADVLGVELVTVNTTEGAAYGAALLAGVGAGIWPDVEAACRATISVTGKTAVDAEQHQRYGRYYPAYRQLYPLLAPWFHALEH
- a CDS encoding iron-containing alcohol dehydrogenase — its product is MEFTLYTPVKLIFGRPVAQALPEALAKLGAQRILLVSDAGLEKAGLVDQVRHILIEAGCQVQVFTGVRSNPTTLDVERALEAAERFGVEAFVALGGGSVIDVAKAAGLLLANGGRYRDYQWEGRPITRPITPLVAVPTTAGTGSEMTRTAVIEDEETRFKKGVVSPYLYARAAVLDPALTTGLPPRLTAAVGADVLGHAIEAYVGRRANPITDALAAMAIQRAWRYLPRAVHDGRDLEARSEMLLASALAGWAFDQSGLGIVHALAGPLAARYELHHGLCIGLLLPYGLAFNLPALGEKRAGLLDLLGLPREMSDEQVVELVRGWLIGLGMPTTLRELNIPSPAAEELRTMAEEASRMAMLPNNPRPASAEDCRHILEQVAGTPASST
- a CDS encoding DUF348 domain-containing protein produces the protein MLGGALSPQAGVQTLLIVDQHPLVVQTYAGRVGELLQEVGLRLGAHDIVVPPPTTPISAGTTIRVFRARPFLVEVDGQVLELESHASRLDVLLAEAGVSLGPHDQIFLDDQPVGADAALTEGSAGQGGSSSPPKQSLRRQRILFPTPKPVRISIRRARPFTLHDGPVAGVLYSTAATVGQALWEHGILLYAGDRVSPDLSTPLQAGLNVYIQRSQPVEILVDGRHIRTRSQAVSVGELLSELGIALVGQDRVEPAEDTPVTADMVVRVTRVREEVLVEEETIPFETRWEPDSNLELDQQELQQAGAEGLLRRRVRVLYEDGQEVARNLEDEWVEREPTDKIIRYGTKIVIRELETPDGTIYYWRRIRMLATSYTAATSGKAPDHPEYGITFLGWQMRAGIVAVDPSVIPLRTEVYVPGYGKGIAADTGGAIKGRRIDLGYDEGNITYWYKWVDVYLLAPPPPPSKIRWVLPNWPVERK